Within the Streptomyces vilmorinianum genome, the region CGTGCCCGGGTCCTTGCCCATGTCGATGAGGGTCATGCCGACCGAGTCGCGCATCTCGGTGAGGAAGCCGACCTTGCCCTTGAGGGAGGGGTCGTCCAGGAGCTGGGTGACCGAGTCGACCTTCTTGCCGCCGGTCGCCTTGGTGTTGTACGCGATGACGGTGGAGATACCGGTCCACGGGTACGAGTAGGCGCGGCCCGGGTCCCAGTCGGGGCGGCGGAACTGCGACGAGAGGTTCGCGTACGCGTTGGGGAGGTTCGCCGGGTCCAGCTTCTGCGCCCAGCCGAGCCGGATCATCCGGGCCGCGAGCCAGTCGGTGACGCAGATCAGGTCTCGGCCCGTGTCCTGGCCGGCCGCGAGCTGCGGCTTGATCTTGCCGAAGAACTCGACGTTGTCGTTGATGTCCTCGGTGTACTTGACCTTGATCCCGGTGCGTTTCGTGAACGCCTCCAGGGTGGGGCGGGACTTCTCGTCCTCGCTGACGTCCATGTACTCGGTCCAGTTGGAGAAGCTGAGCTGCTTCTCCTTGGCCGAGAAGTCCGTGGACGCGGGCCCCTGGCCCTCCCGCTTGGCCGGCGGGATGCCACAGGCGCTCAAGGACGCGAGGCCGCCGACCGTGAGCGCGCCGACGCCTCCGGCGCGCAGCATCGAACGGCGGGTGAGGGCTCCCCGGCCGCTCGTCAGACTGCGCCGTATCGCCGCGATCTGCGCGGCGGACAGGCTGTCGGGCTCGTACTGCTCCATGCGCTGTGCCCTTTCGGGATGGTTTCGCCGCTGGTCGGGCGACGGACTGCTATCGGTCCCCGAAGATCGTGCGGTGCCAGTCCTTCGCGGCGACCGCGGTGTTGTCGTACATCACATGCTTGACCTGCGTGTACTCCTCGAAGGAATACGCCGACATGTCCTTTCCGAAGCCGGAGGCCTTGTAGCCCCCGTGCGGCATCTCGCTGATGATCGGAATGTGGTCATTGACCCAGACGCATCCCGCCTTGATCTCGCGGGTCGCGCGGCCGGCCCGGAAGACGTCGCGGGTCCAGGCGGAGGCGGCCAGGCCGTAGGGGGTGTCGTTGGCGAGCCGGATGCCCTCGTCGTCGGTGTCGAAGGGCAGGGTCACCAGGACGGGTCCGAAGATCTCCGACTGCACGACCTCGCTGTCCTGCGAGGCGCCGGTGATCAGGGTCGGGCGGTAGTACGCGCCGTTCTTCAGCTCCCCGCCCGGGGCTTCGCCGCCGGTGACGACGGTGGCGTAGCCGCGGGCGCGGTCGACGAAGGCGGCGACACGGTCGCGCTGGACATGGCTGATCAGCGGACCGAGGTCGGTGGAGGGGTCGAACGGGTCGCCGAGGCGGACGCTCTCCATCAGCTCGGCGACCCGTGCGACGAACGCGTCGAAGAGCGGGCGCTGGACGTAGGCGCGCGTGGCGGCGGTGCAGTCCTGGCCGGTGTTGATGAGGGAGGCGGCGACGGCGCCGTGGGCGGCGGCCTCCAGGTCGGCGTCGTCGAAGACGACGAAGGGGGCCTTGCCGCCGAGTTCGAGGTGGAGCCGCTTGACGGTGGAGGTGGCGATCTCGGCGACCCGCCTGCCGACCGGGGTGGAGCCGGTGAAGGAGGTCATGGCCACGTCGGGGTGGCCGACGAGGTGCTCGCCCGCGGTGCGGCCGGCGCCGGTGACGATGTTGACGACACCGTCGGGGATTCCGGCGTCGGTGGCGGCCTGGGCGAACATCAGCGAGGTCAGCGGGGTGAGTTCGGCCGGCTTGAGGACGATCGTGTTGCCGGCGGCGATGGCCGGCAGGATCTTCCAGGCGGCCATCTGGAGCGGGTAGTTCCAGGGGGCGATGGAGCCGACGACGCCGATGGGCTCGCGCCGGACGTACGAGGTGTGGTCGCCGCTGTACTCGCCGGCCGACTGGCCCTGGAGGTGGCGGGCGGCTCCGGCGAAGAAGGCGGTGTTGTCGACCGTGCCGGGGACGTCGAACTCGGTGGACAGCTTGATGGGCTTGCCGCACTGGAGGGACTCGACGCGGGCGAACTCCTCGGCCCGCTCGGCGAGTACGCCGGCGAACCGGTGCAGGGCGTCGGAGCGCTCGCCGGGCGTGGTCGCGGCCCACGCCGGGAACGCGTCCTTGGCGGCGGCGACGGCGGCGTCCACGTCGGCGGTGGAGGCGAGCGCGTAGGTGTGGACGCTCTCGCCGGTGGCCGGGTCGACGACGCTGTGCTCCTGGCCCGATGTTCCGGGCCGCAGCCGCCCGCCGATGTACTGTGCGCCGGCCGCGAAGCGGTCCGTCACCTGGAAGCGGTTGCCCATGACGCTCTCCGTTGTTCCGGCTCGAATTGAGTGCCGATCCTGACAGAGTGATACCAGTCCAGCAAGGGATTCCGTTGTTGCCTTTCGGTTACGCGACGGAATCGGTCGACCAAGTGTCGAGGGGTCGGGTAAATGACCGTACGGAGTGTCCGTGGCGGCTGCCAGAATCGCGTGCATGGGGAATCGTGAGGAGCTGACACAGCAGGTCAGCCGGGGTGAGCGAATGAAGTGGCTGCATTTCTGGGGCCACCGTCCGCGGCCGGACGGGCAGCTCTCCGCGAGCTGTCTGAGCCAGTGGTGGCCGTCACCCTTCGAGGTCGAGGGAGTGCGCTACGCGACGGCGGAGCACTGGATGATGGCCGGGAAGGCCCGGCTCTTCGGTGACCGGGAGGCCGAGCAGGCGGCCCTGGCCTCGCGCTCGCCCGCGGAGGCGAAAAAGGCGGGGCGCATGGTGCGGGGCTTCGACGAGACGGTGTGGGAGCGTGAGCGCTTCGCGATCGTCGTCGAGGGCAGCGTCCACAAGTTCGGCTCGGACGACGCGCTGCGGGCGTTCCTGATCGGTACGGGCCGCAGGGTCCTGGTGGAGGCGAGCCCGCTGGACCGCGTGTGGGGTATCGGCCTCGCCGCGGACGACCCCCGCGCGATGGACCCGGCCCGCTGGCGGGGTCTGAACCTGCTGGGCTTCGCGCTCATGGAGGCGCGGGAGCGCCTGGCCGGCGGCTAGCCAGGCCGGCGCATGAGAACGACGCATGCGAGCGACGCGTGAGAAAGGGGCCCCGCCACGGCGGGGCCCCTCTTCCGTCTCAGCGGTTCTCGACCACCAGGCTCGTCGCGAACGGGTCCGAGTCGTTCTCGTAGCTCTCCCCCTGGACGACGGCCCAGATGATGAAGCCGATGAACGCGGCGCTGACCAGCGTGCCGATCGCGCCGAGCACGATGCCCGCGGTCGCCATCCCGCCGTTGTTCGCCTCGCCCCGCTGCACCTTCTTGCGGCCGATGATGCCGAAGATCAGCGCCAGGACGCCGAGGACGATCCCGAGCCCGTACAGGCAGAAACCGGCCACCGCGATGATGCCGAGCACCATCGACGCCGTGCCCATCCCGTTGGACGGGGGCTGCTGCCAGCCCGGCTGGCCGTAGCCGCCGGTCGCCGGGTAACCGGGATAGCCGGGGTAGCCGTACCCGGACGTGCCGGAGGGCATCGCCGGGGGCGCCGCCGCCGGGTAGCCGTACGCGCCCGGTGTCGCCGCCGGTCCGCCGGGGGCGACCGGGGGCGGTGGAACGTCCCCCGCCGCCGGCATCGACGTCATCGTCGGCTGGTCGTGCACCGGCGACCCCGGTGGGGTCGCCGGGGTCGCCGGAGTGGCCGGCTTGCTCAGTTCCACCCCGTCGCGGTTCGGCGGAGCCCACGGATCCGCCGGGTCGTACCCGCCCTGCGGCTGGTCGCTTCTGTCAGACATGGGCCTCCCCCATCATGGTCCCGCCATGCTACGACCTCGCTCCGACGCGGGACCGGCCCGGCCTACGATGATCCGATGACCGATCTCCACTCCTTCATCGCGGGACTTCCCAAGGCCGAGCTGCACGTCCACCACGTCGGCTCCGCCTCCCCGCGGATCGTCGCCGAGCTGGCGGCCCGCCACCCGGACTCCAAGGTCCCGACGGACCCGGAGGCGCTCACCGACTACTTCACCTTCACCGACTTCGCGCACTTCATCGAGGTCTACCTCTCGGTCGTGGACCTGATCCGCACCCCCGAGGACGTCCGGCTGCTGACCTTCGAGGTCGCCCGTGACATGGCCCGGCAGAACATCCGGTACGCCGAGCTGACCATCACCCCGTACAGCTCGACCCGCCGCGGGATCGACGAGCACGCCTTCATGGCGGCGATCGAGGACGCCCGCAAGGCCGCGGAGGCGGAGCTGGGCGTCGTGCTGCGCTGGTGCTTCGACATCCCGGGCGAGGCCGGTCTGGAGGCCGCGGAGGAGACCGCCCGGCTCGCCGTCGACCTGCACCCCGAGGGCCTGGTCTCGTTCGGGCTGGGCGGCCCGGAGATCGGCGTGCCGCGCCCGCAGTTCAAGCCGTACTTCGACAGGGCGATCGCGGCCGGCCTGCACTCCGTGCCGCACGCCGGCGAGACGACGGGGCCGCAGACGATCTGGGACGCCCTGAACGACCTGCGCGCCGAGCGCATCGGTCACGGCACCAGCGCCGTCCAGGACCCCGCGCTCCTCGCCCACCTCGCCGAGCACCGGATCGCCCTGGAGGTCTGCCCCACCTCCAACATCGCCACCCGCGCGGTCGCGGATCTGGACGAGCACCCCCTCAAGGAGATGGTGGCGGCCGGCGTCCTGGTGACGATCAACAGCGACGACCCGCCGATGTTCGGCACGGACCTCAACAACGAGTACGCGGTCGCCGCCCGTCTCCTGGGGCTCGACGAGCGCGGTCTCGCCGCCCTCGCCAAGAACGCGGTGGAGGCGTCCTTCCTCGACCCGGTCGGCAAGGCCCGCGTCGCCGCCGAGATCGACGGCTACACGGACAAGTGGCTCGCGCGCTGACGGCGGCCCAGCCGTGACAATGGCCCCATGGACCACGTCACTGTCGTAGGACACCGCGGCGATCCGTACCGCGTCCGTGAGAACACGGTCCCCTCGATCGTCTCGGCGATCGAGGGGGGCGCGGACGCCGTCGAGGTCGATGTACGGCTCACCGCCGACGGTGTCCCCGTCCTCCTCCACGACGACACCCTCAAGCGGCTGTGGGGCCACGACCGGCCGCTGTCCGCGCTCACCCACGCGCAGCTGCGCGAGCTGACGTACGACGGCGTCCCCACCCTGCGGGAGGCGCTGATCGCGGCCGGATCGCACCGGCTGATGCTCGACCTGCCCGGCGGGAACGAGGACTCCGTCCGCACGATCGTCGGCACGGTCCGCGAGTGCGGGGCGGCCGAGCGGGTCTTCTACTGCGCGGGGGGCGTCGCCATGCTCCACGTCCGGGCCGCCGACCCGGCCGCCGAGATCGCCCTCACCTGGACGACGCTCGCGCCGCCGCGTGCCGCGCTCCTGGACGCGGTGAGGCCACGCTTCCTCAACTACCGCTTCGGTCTGGTGAGCCGGGAGCTGGTGGAGCGTGCGCACCGGGACGGGTATCGGCTTTCGGCCTGGACCGCGGACACCCGGCGCACCATGCGCAGGCTCCTGTCCCACGGGGTGGATTCGATCACCACCAACCGTGTCGACGTGCTCGCCGCCGAACTGCGAAGGGGGATCGAGAGGTGACCGGTGCCGAGAGGATCCGTACGGACATCGCCCACAACGCCCGGGTGTGGAACTACTGGCTGGGCGGCAAGGACAACTACCCGGTGGACCGCGCGGTCGGCGACCAGGTCACCGGCCTCTACCCGAGCATCGGCGAGGTGGCCCGCGCGGACCGGGCGTTCCTCGGCCGGGCGGTGACGTATCTGGCGGCGGAGGCGGGGGTACGCCAGTTCCTGGACATCGGCACGGGCCTGCCGACCGCCGACAACACCCACGAGGTCGCCCAGCGCGTCGCGCCGGAGGCCAGGATCGTCTACGTCGACAACGACCCGATCGTGCTGACGCACGCCCGCGCGCTGCTGACCAGCGCCCCTGAGGGGGTCACGGAGTACGTCGACGCGGACGCGCGGGACCCGGAGCGGATCCTGGCGGCGGCGGAGCGGACCCTTGACCTGTCGCGGCCGGTCGCGGTGATGATGCTCGGCATCCTCAACTTCGTCCTCGACACCGACGAGGCCCGGTCCGTCGTCCGTACCCTGATGGACGCGGTGCCGTCCGGCAGTCATCTCGTCCTGACCCACCCGACCCTGGAGCCGGAGCTGGGCGGCGAGGGGAACGTGGCCGCGATGGCGTTCTGGAACGAGCACGCGACCCCGCCGATCACCGCGCGCAGCCGCGCCGAGTTCACCTCCTTCCTGGACGGGCTCGACGTGCTGGAGCCGGGCGTCGTCTCGTGCGCGAGCTGGCGGTTCGCCCCGGCGAGCGAGGTGGCGCAGTTCGGCGCGGTGGGCCGGAAGCCGTAGTGGGCATACGGGAGGCCGTACGGGGGTGGTGGGAGCGGGCCCGGATGCTGGGGCCGCCAACCCTCCCCCAGAGCTTCGCCTGGGGGTACCCCCATCTCGCTCCGCTCGCCGTGGACATCGGGATCGCGCTGCTCGTCCAGGCGGCGATGACCATGCCGTTCGTGGTGCCGCGCCCGCCGGAGCTGGAGCCGGCGACCTGGCCCGCGTACGGGCTGACCACGCTCACCGTGGTCCCGCTGGTCTGGCGGCGGCGCGCGCCGGTCGCCGTCCTCCTCGCGATCGTGGCGGCGAGCGCGCTGTACAAGCCGGCGCTTGAGGGTCCCGGCCAGCCGCTGCCGTACACCGGGCTCGTCGTCTACACGATCGCCGCGCTGTCGCCTCCGTGGAAGCGGCTGGTGACGGGTCTGCTGCTGCTGGTGGTCGCGGTGCCGGTGGGCGAAGAAGCGGGAGGCTGGACGACGGCACGACCGGGCTGCGCGAGGTGTCGGTGTGGGGCAGGACGGGCGGCCGGTGGGGCTACCACGCGGCGATCGCCTCGACCCGTGACGGCGCGCGGACCCTGGTCTACGGCGTCAACTCGACGGGCGCGAAGGGGCAGGACATGAACAGGATCGCGCTGAACGTCATGGTGGCGACCTACGGCGCGCCGACGGCCTGAGTCGCCTCCAGCGCTTCGAGGCGCTTGATCATCCGCCGTACGACGAGCAGCGGGACGATCCCGAAGACGCCGAAGGACATGTCGATGACCGTCCACCAGAAGGGGATGTCGCGGATCGGGCCGCAGATGAGGGCGAGCGGGATGATGCCGGCGCAGGCGATCATGCCGAACTCGATCACCCAGATGTTGCGGACGGGGTCGCGGTAGGGCCCGTAGAAGGCGACGGCGATGACGAGGTGCGCGAAGGCGAGCCAGTCGGTGCCGTAGAGCAGGAAGGGGTACTGCGCACCGGCGACGTCGGTCCCCTGCCGCACCCGCTGGATCCACTCCAGAAGCCCGGGGAACGCGTCGGCGAGGGGCCCGGCCCAGGACGTCAACGCGTCCTCGGCCAGCCGGAGTTCGGTGACGAGCGGAAAGGCGGTGGCCCCGCTGAGCACCAGGCACACGATGAAGACGACCAGCCACACACGGATACGCCGAAGAAGGGCTCCCGCCCCGTTCGCATCGTTCATGACAGCACCCTACGCTCGTCATGAACGCGTTCAAAAACCGGGGTCGGGGTTCAACGCCCGGTCACCTTCCGGGCGATCGCGTGCGTGGCGACGGTCGCGCCCGCGGCCACGGCGAGCCCCGTCACCAGGTCCCTCGCCCGCGTCGGCCGCAGCACGCCGGCCCGCCGCAGCCGCCCGCGCGCCCAGAGCGTGAAGGGCACGACGATCAGCGGCGAGGTCACCGAGCCGGGCGTGTACCCGCGCACGGCGGCGGCCTGCGCCAGGTGGACGAGGCCGTGCAGACCGAAGCCGGTCAGCGCGGCCTGGTAGAAGCCCGACCGGCCACCGGAGCGCTGCCCGGCGACGGCGGCGGAGGCGACCACGGCCCCCATCGCCGCGACGGCCACGGCGAACTCCCGCTCGTCCACGCCCTCCATGACCGTCCAGACGGCCTCGGGCACGTCGGGGAAGCGCTCGCGCAGCTCCGGCAGGTGCTCCCGCAACCACCGGGGTCCGAGGGCGAGCTCCTCGGCGTCGTGCAGCGCCCAGGCCGCGAACAGTCCATATGTCACAGCTGAGTTCATGCCCGGAGAACTCGCGGCGCGATGATCGAGTTCCGTGCCCGCGCCGCCCCGGAAAGCCGGACGGGCGGCCGGGGAAGAACCCCGGCCGCCCGTCCTCGTACCGCCTGGTGACTAGCCCAGGGACGTCATCACGTGCTTGATGCGCGTGTAGTCCTCGAAGCCGTACGCCGAGAGGTCCTTGCCGTAGCCGGACTTCTTGTAGCCGCCGTGCGGCATCTCAGCGACCAGCGGGATGTGGGTGTTGATCCACACGCAGCCGAAGTCCAGGGCCTTCGACATGCGCATCGCGCGGGCGTGGTCCTTCGTCCAGACCGAGGACGCGAGGGCGAACTCGACGCCGTTGGCGAACTCCAGGGCCTGGTCCTCGTCACGGAAGGACTGCACCGTGATGACCGGGCCGAAGACCTCGTTCTGGATGATCTCGTCGTCCTGCTTGAGGCCGGAGACGACGGTCGGGGCGTAGAAGTAGCCCTTGTCGCCGACCCGGTGGCCGCCCGCCTCGACCTTGGCGTGGGCCGGGAGGCGGTCGATGAAGCCGGAGACCTGCTTGAGCTGGTTCTCGTTGTTCAGCGGGCCGTAGAGCACGTCCTCGTCGTCCGGCTGGCCCGTCTTGGTGTCGGCGGCGGCCTTGGCCAGCTGCGACACGAACTCGTCATGGATGGACTCGTGCACGAGGACACGGGTCGCGGCGGTGCAGTCCTGGCCGGCGTTGAAGAAGCCCGCCACCGAGATGTCCTCGACGGCCTTGGCGATGTCGGTGTCCTCGAAGACGACGACCGGCGCCTTGCCGCCCAGCTCCAGGTGGACGCGCTTGACGTCCTTGGAGGCGGACTCGGCGACCTGCATGCCGGCGCGTACCGAACCGGTGATGGAGGCCATCGCCGGCGTCGGGTGCTCGACCATCGCCTTGCCCGTCTCGCGGTCGCCGCAGATGACGTTGAAGACGCCCTTGGGCACGATCTGCCCGATGATCTCGGCGATCAGGACGGTCGACGCGGGGGTCGTGTCGGACGGCTTGAGGACGACCGTGTTGCCCGCGGCGAGGGCCGGGGCGAACTTCCACACGGCCATCATCATCGGGTAGTTCCACGGCGCGACCTGGGCACACACACCCACCGGCTCGCGGCGGATGATCGAGGTCATGCCCTCCATGTACTCGCCGGCGGACTTGCCCTCGAGCATCCGGGCGGCACCCGCGAAGAAGCGGATCTGGTCCACCATCGGCGGGATCTCCTCGCTCGCGGTGAGAGCGGCCGGCTTGCCGGTGTTCTCGACCTCGGCGGCGATCAGGTCCTCGGCGCGCTCCTCGAAGGCGTCCGCGATCTTCAGCAGGACCTTCTGGCGCTCGGCCGGCGTGGTGTCGCGCCAGGCCGGGAAGGCGGCCGCGGCCGCCTCCATGGCGGCGTCGACGTCCGCCTGGCCGGAGAGCGGAGACGTGGCGAAGACCTCGCCCGTGGCCGGGTTGACCACATCGATGGTCCGCCCGTCGGCGGCGTCCCGGAACTCCCCGTTGATGTAGTTACGCAGCCGGCGCAGCTCGGTGGTCACTTGCCACCCCTCCTGTCACGTTCTTGGTCGCACTTCTTCGTGCGGTGTCCCGTTTGCTGAGACACCTCAGCCTAGTCGCTTCCCTGACGCTTTCGACAGGCCCGGCACCCCCCAACTTCGGATTCAGTGTGATCGAGAAGCGAAAACAACGAATTTCATCGCTCTGGGGTTGCCAGACAGACGAGTCTCGGTGCACAGTGAAGTCGTGGCCAGTCAAAGCACGAACTCCAGAACCGGTTCCGGTTCGTCCCCGACGATCGATGCCGTCTCCCTGGCGATCATCGAGCAGCTCCAGGAGGACGGTCGCCGTCCGTACGCCGCGATCGGCAAGGCCGTGGGCCTGTCCGAGGCGGCGGTACGACAGCGCGTCCAGAAGCTGCTCGACCAGGGCGTCATGCAGATCGTCGCCGTCACCGACCCGCTCACCGTGGGATTCCGGCGTCAGGCGATGGTCGGCATCAACGTCGAGGGTGACCTGGACCCGGTGGCGGACGCTCTGACCGCCATGGCCGAGTGCGAGTACGTGGTGATGACCGCGGGCTCGTTCGACCTGATGGTGGAG harbors:
- a CDS encoding ABC transporter substrate-binding protein, with protein sequence MEQYEPDSLSAAQIAAIRRSLTSGRGALTRRSMLRAGGVGALTVGGLASLSACGIPPAKREGQGPASTDFSAKEKQLSFSNWTEYMDVSEDEKSRPTLEAFTKRTGIKVKYTEDINDNVEFFGKIKPQLAAGQDTGRDLICVTDWLAARMIRLGWAQKLDPANLPNAYANLSSQFRRPDWDPGRAYSYPWTGISTVIAYNTKATGGKKVDSVTQLLDDPSLKGKVGFLTEMRDSVGMTLIDMGKDPGTFTDADYDAAIGRLQKGVDKKQIRRFTGNDYTSDLDKGDLAACLAWAGDVIQLQADNPDIQFAIPSAGYITSSDNLLVPAKARHKTNAEKLIDYYYELPVAAQLAAYINYVCPVDGVKDELAKIDPELASNTLILPDKAMAAKSRAFRSLSSAEETAYEEKFAKLIGA
- a CDS encoding gamma-aminobutyraldehyde dehydrogenase, whose protein sequence is MGNRFQVTDRFAAGAQYIGGRLRPGTSGQEHSVVDPATGESVHTYALASTADVDAAVAAAKDAFPAWAATTPGERSDALHRFAGVLAERAEEFARVESLQCGKPIKLSTEFDVPGTVDNTAFFAGAARHLQGQSAGEYSGDHTSYVRREPIGVVGSIAPWNYPLQMAAWKILPAIAAGNTIVLKPAELTPLTSLMFAQAATDAGIPDGVVNIVTGAGRTAGEHLVGHPDVAMTSFTGSTPVGRRVAEIATSTVKRLHLELGGKAPFVVFDDADLEAAAHGAVAASLINTGQDCTAATRAYVQRPLFDAFVARVAELMESVRLGDPFDPSTDLGPLISHVQRDRVAAFVDRARGYATVVTGGEAPGGELKNGAYYRPTLITGASQDSEVVQSEIFGPVLVTLPFDTDDEGIRLANDTPYGLAASAWTRDVFRAGRATREIKAGCVWVNDHIPIISEMPHGGYKASGFGKDMSAYSFEEYTQVKHVMYDNTAVAAKDWHRTIFGDR
- a CDS encoding NADAR family protein: MGNREELTQQVSRGERMKWLHFWGHRPRPDGQLSASCLSQWWPSPFEVEGVRYATAEHWMMAGKARLFGDREAEQAALASRSPAEAKKAGRMVRGFDETVWERERFAIVVEGSVHKFGSDDALRAFLIGTGRRVLVEASPLDRVWGIGLAADDPRAMDPARWRGLNLLGFALMEARERLAGG
- a CDS encoding DUF4190 domain-containing protein → MSDRSDQPQGGYDPADPWAPPNRDGVELSKPATPATPATPPGSPVHDQPTMTSMPAAGDVPPPPVAPGGPAATPGAYGYPAAAPPAMPSGTSGYGYPGYPGYPATGGYGQPGWQQPPSNGMGTASMVLGIIAVAGFCLYGLGIVLGVLALIFGIIGRKKVQRGEANNGGMATAGIVLGAIGTLVSAAFIGFIIWAVVQGESYENDSDPFATSLVVENR
- a CDS encoding adenosine deaminase, with translation MTDLHSFIAGLPKAELHVHHVGSASPRIVAELAARHPDSKVPTDPEALTDYFTFTDFAHFIEVYLSVVDLIRTPEDVRLLTFEVARDMARQNIRYAELTITPYSSTRRGIDEHAFMAAIEDARKAAEAELGVVLRWCFDIPGEAGLEAAEETARLAVDLHPEGLVSFGLGGPEIGVPRPQFKPYFDRAIAAGLHSVPHAGETTGPQTIWDALNDLRAERIGHGTSAVQDPALLAHLAEHRIALEVCPTSNIATRAVADLDEHPLKEMVAAGVLVTINSDDPPMFGTDLNNEYAVAARLLGLDERGLAALAKNAVEASFLDPVGKARVAAEIDGYTDKWLAR
- a CDS encoding glycerophosphodiester phosphodiesterase; translated protein: MDHVTVVGHRGDPYRVRENTVPSIVSAIEGGADAVEVDVRLTADGVPVLLHDDTLKRLWGHDRPLSALTHAQLRELTYDGVPTLREALIAAGSHRLMLDLPGGNEDSVRTIVGTVRECGAAERVFYCAGGVAMLHVRAADPAAEIALTWTTLAPPRAALLDAVRPRFLNYRFGLVSRELVERAHRDGYRLSAWTADTRRTMRRLLSHGVDSITTNRVDVLAAELRRGIER
- a CDS encoding SAM-dependent methyltransferase — translated: MTGAERIRTDIAHNARVWNYWLGGKDNYPVDRAVGDQVTGLYPSIGEVARADRAFLGRAVTYLAAEAGVRQFLDIGTGLPTADNTHEVAQRVAPEARIVYVDNDPIVLTHARALLTSAPEGVTEYVDADARDPERILAAAERTLDLSRPVAVMMLGILNFVLDTDEARSVVRTLMDAVPSGSHLVLTHPTLEPELGGEGNVAAMAFWNEHATPPITARSRAEFTSFLDGLDVLEPGVVSCASWRFAPASEVAQFGAVGRKP
- a CDS encoding HXXEE domain-containing protein; protein product: MNSAVTYGLFAAWALHDAEELALGPRWLREHLPELRERFPDVPEAVWTVMEGVDEREFAVAVAAMGAVVASAAVAGQRSGGRSGFYQAALTGFGLHGLVHLAQAAAVRGYTPGSVTSPLIVVPFTLWARGRLRRAGVLRPTRARDLVTGLAVAAGATVATHAIARKVTGR
- a CDS encoding gamma-aminobutyraldehyde dehydrogenase yields the protein MTTELRRLRNYINGEFRDAADGRTIDVVNPATGEVFATSPLSGQADVDAAMEAAAAAFPAWRDTTPAERQKVLLKIADAFEERAEDLIAAEVENTGKPAALTASEEIPPMVDQIRFFAGAARMLEGKSAGEYMEGMTSIIRREPVGVCAQVAPWNYPMMMAVWKFAPALAAGNTVVLKPSDTTPASTVLIAEIIGQIVPKGVFNVICGDRETGKAMVEHPTPAMASITGSVRAGMQVAESASKDVKRVHLELGGKAPVVVFEDTDIAKAVEDISVAGFFNAGQDCTAATRVLVHESIHDEFVSQLAKAAADTKTGQPDDEDVLYGPLNNENQLKQVSGFIDRLPAHAKVEAGGHRVGDKGYFYAPTVVSGLKQDDEIIQNEVFGPVITVQSFRDEDQALEFANGVEFALASSVWTKDHARAMRMSKALDFGCVWINTHIPLVAEMPHGGYKKSGYGKDLSAYGFEDYTRIKHVMTSLG
- a CDS encoding Lrp/AsnC family transcriptional regulator — encoded protein: MHSEVVASQSTNSRTGSGSSPTIDAVSLAIIEQLQEDGRRPYAAIGKAVGLSEAAVRQRVQKLLDQGVMQIVAVTDPLTVGFRRQAMVGINVEGDLDPVADALTAMAECEYVVMTAGSFDLMVEVVCEDDDHLLDVINKRIRTLPGVRSTESFVYLKLKKQTYMWGTR